One Kribbella sp. NBC_00662 genomic region harbors:
- a CDS encoding amidohydrolase family protein, protein MSSSLSIINATIFDGVSDELVEGSVHVVDGRIVAAGGTPEPADRVLDARGRTVLPGLIDAHCHAYGIDLDLLKLESAPLSYVALVAARRLAGALARGFTTVRDPSGGDAGLARAITEGLLPSPRYLWTGPALSQTGGHGDVRAADSDLCGCSSHSVEVVDGVDPLRRAVRDRFRRGAHAIKVMASGGVVSLTDPIRIPQYSADEIRAVTEEATRRGSYVAAHAYSPEAIRHAIDNGVRSVEHGNLLDAETAEAMAAAGAFLVPTLAAYDAMDRRGAELGMAPVSREKNREVLEAGRSAVELARAAGVRVGFGTDLMGVLEDEQLNGLRLQIEVDGPATALRSATSVNADLLGRPDLGRVREGCVADLLIVDGNPLHDPSPLWTAGHRTVIQAGAESAAW, encoded by the coding sequence ATGAGCAGTTCTCTCTCGATCATCAACGCGACCATTTTCGACGGCGTCTCGGACGAGCTGGTCGAAGGATCGGTCCACGTCGTGGACGGGCGGATCGTGGCCGCCGGCGGGACACCCGAACCAGCCGACCGGGTGCTCGATGCCCGTGGCCGCACGGTCCTTCCCGGCTTGATCGATGCCCACTGCCACGCCTACGGCATCGACCTGGACCTGCTGAAGCTGGAGTCCGCTCCGCTCAGCTACGTGGCGCTGGTTGCCGCCCGGCGGTTGGCCGGAGCGCTGGCGCGGGGGTTCACGACGGTACGGGACCCGAGCGGAGGAGATGCGGGACTCGCGCGGGCGATTACCGAGGGGTTGTTGCCTTCGCCCCGGTATCTCTGGACCGGTCCGGCGCTCAGTCAGACGGGTGGCCACGGTGACGTGCGGGCCGCCGACAGCGATCTCTGCGGTTGTTCCTCGCACTCGGTCGAGGTGGTCGACGGCGTCGATCCGCTCCGCCGAGCCGTCCGCGACCGGTTCCGCCGCGGCGCGCACGCGATCAAGGTCATGGCGTCCGGTGGCGTCGTCTCGTTGACCGATCCGATCCGCATCCCGCAGTACTCCGCCGATGAGATCCGCGCGGTCACCGAGGAGGCGACTCGCCGCGGCAGCTATGTCGCGGCGCACGCCTATTCCCCGGAGGCGATCCGGCACGCGATCGACAACGGAGTCCGCAGTGTCGAGCACGGCAACCTGCTCGACGCCGAGACCGCCGAGGCGATGGCGGCGGCCGGAGCATTCCTCGTGCCGACGCTCGCGGCGTACGACGCAATGGACCGTCGGGGCGCCGAGCTCGGGATGGCACCGGTGTCCCGGGAGAAGAACCGCGAGGTTCTCGAAGCCGGCCGTAGTGCCGTCGAGCTCGCCCGGGCCGCCGGCGTACGAGTCGGCTTCGGAACCGACCTGATGGGGGTGCTGGAGGACGAGCAACTCAACGGGCTACGCCTGCAGATCGAAGTCGACGGCCCGGCAACAGCCCTCCGGTCCGCCACATCGGTCAACGCCGACCTGCTCGGCCGCCCGGACCTCGGCCGAGTCCGCGAGGGCTGTGTCGCCGACCTCCTCATCGTCGACGGCAACCCGCTCCACGACCCTTCCCCGCTGTGGACCGCCGGCCATCGCACCGTCATCCAGGCGGGCGCGGAGTCGGCGGCCTGGTGA
- a CDS encoding winged helix-turn-helix transcriptional regulator: protein MAASRLRELEAAEIVRRRRFAPSSTSAYELTERGRALEPVLTAIRHWGAELPADGANRPWASMGSSSRSSPLSMPSSPTASRLSSSSTSVTTGSGSRSATGGS from the coding sequence ATGGCGGCCAGCCGGCTGCGCGAGCTCGAAGCTGCGGAGATCGTGCGCCGACGCCGGTTCGCGCCGAGCAGTACCTCGGCGTACGAGCTGACAGAACGCGGCCGCGCGCTGGAGCCCGTGCTGACCGCGATCAGGCACTGGGGCGCCGAACTGCCGGCCGACGGGGCGAACCGGCCCTGGGCGTCGATGGGCTCGTCTTCGCGCTCAAGTCCACTTTCGATGCCGAGCTCGCCGACGGCCTCGAGGCTGTCGTCCAGCTCGACGTCGGTCACGACCGGTTCCGGGTCGAGGTCAGCGACGGGCGGCTCGTGA
- a CDS encoding LacI family DNA-binding transcriptional regulator: MVEMVTLRDIAEQVGVSVSAVSLVLNDRATGRIRADVAIRIREVAAELGYVPNLLARGLKTRQSLTIGLVSDGVASIPFAGQMLAGAQLAAAEQDYLLMLIDTVGHPEVEGPATRALLQRNIEALIIAAEFHRDVELPLVPNSLPIVVLDGRPEDPLAGADWVVPDEVGGAQAATELLLAAGHRRIAFCNIADSMFVARELRRTGYEKALRAYGVDVDPALIVEAVNPTARAGRAPALELLRRPDRPTAVFCFSDRIAMGFYQVADQLGLEVPRDLSVVGFDNQQFVAESLLPSLTTIQLPHRAMGRWAAEQAIARSRGETDPAPAHRLMPCPVVERSSVAPPAPGTG; this comes from the coding sequence ATGGTTGAGATGGTGACATTGCGCGACATCGCCGAGCAGGTCGGCGTCTCGGTGTCGGCGGTGTCGCTGGTGCTGAACGATCGAGCCACGGGCCGGATCCGGGCCGACGTCGCGATCCGGATCCGAGAGGTCGCCGCCGAGCTGGGCTACGTGCCGAATCTGCTCGCCCGAGGGCTCAAGACGCGGCAGTCGCTCACCATCGGGCTGGTGTCGGACGGTGTGGCGTCGATCCCGTTCGCCGGCCAGATGCTGGCCGGCGCACAGCTGGCGGCGGCTGAGCAGGACTACCTGCTGATGCTGATCGACACCGTCGGCCATCCAGAGGTGGAAGGCCCCGCGACCCGGGCGCTGCTGCAGCGCAACATCGAGGCCCTGATCATCGCCGCCGAGTTCCATCGCGATGTGGAGTTGCCGCTGGTTCCGAACTCGCTGCCGATCGTCGTACTCGACGGTCGTCCCGAGGACCCGCTGGCCGGGGCGGACTGGGTTGTTCCGGACGAGGTCGGCGGCGCGCAGGCGGCGACCGAGCTGCTGCTGGCGGCCGGCCATCGCCGGATCGCGTTCTGCAACATCGCCGACTCGATGTTCGTCGCCCGCGAGCTGCGCCGTACCGGGTACGAGAAGGCGTTACGTGCGTACGGCGTCGACGTCGACCCGGCCTTGATCGTCGAAGCCGTCAACCCGACCGCACGCGCCGGACGCGCACCGGCTCTCGAACTGCTGCGACGGCCGGACCGGCCGACGGCTGTGTTCTGCTTCTCCGACCGGATCGCGATGGGGTTCTACCAGGTCGCCGACCAGCTCGGCCTGGAGGTCCCGCGCGACTTGTCGGTGGTCGGCTTCGACAACCAGCAGTTTGTTGCCGAGAGCCTCCTTCCCAGTCTGACCACGATCCAGCTTCCACACCGCGCCATGGGCCGGTGGGCCGCCGAACAGGCGATCGCCCGCAGCCGTGGTGAGACCGACCCGGCTCCGGCCCACCGGCTGATGCCCTGTCCGGTCGTCGAACGTTCGTCGGTCGCGCCGCCCGCTCCCGGCACCGGCTGA
- a CDS encoding ABC transporter substrate-binding protein gives MRSVSRRACIIAAALALTATGLAGCGGGTSGESGKTFKILQYENASTAQGQGWQKALEIFKAKHPDVKVEFQQTSFDAFRQNAKITLSGNDVPDVVEFNKGNADGGQLAAQGLLEPLTDQVTKNGWDKKVTGSMAAFAKYDENGHAGTGDWYGIPNIGEYVMFYYNKAKFQQAGIAKLPTTLAEFETAMDKLKAAGQIPISSSANTSQGFNQMWIWYSLVSALSTRQQIDDFMFVKAPVDFHSDPWKEGAERFQQWIDKGYVGDKLGGLSFEQATVNFLSGKTAMLIWNNGEFARIRKDAKFDWGYFTLPGAQLSMGSSGHLWGVPAKAKNKDLAYDWINTTLSPEVQNLIGQQGGLPLAGDTATISDPVTRQFTERFDQLVKADTLSFYPDYPVPGFLDFIQTHMQAMSNRNETAAQYLDALQKFYDDGTKR, from the coding sequence ATGAGATCTGTCTCGCGTAGAGCCTGCATCATCGCGGCCGCACTGGCCCTCACCGCGACCGGCCTCGCCGGCTGCGGCGGCGGTACGTCGGGGGAGTCGGGCAAGACCTTCAAGATCCTCCAGTACGAGAACGCCTCCACCGCGCAAGGTCAGGGCTGGCAGAAGGCACTCGAGATCTTCAAGGCCAAACATCCCGATGTGAAGGTCGAGTTCCAGCAGACCAGCTTCGACGCGTTCCGCCAGAACGCGAAGATCACTCTGTCCGGCAACGACGTACCGGATGTCGTCGAGTTCAACAAGGGCAACGCCGACGGCGGTCAGCTCGCCGCTCAGGGTCTGCTCGAACCGCTCACCGATCAGGTGACCAAGAACGGCTGGGACAAGAAGGTCACCGGTTCGATGGCGGCGTTCGCGAAGTACGACGAGAACGGCCATGCCGGCACCGGTGACTGGTACGGGATCCCGAACATCGGCGAGTACGTGATGTTCTATTACAACAAGGCGAAGTTCCAGCAGGCCGGAATCGCCAAGTTGCCGACCACGCTCGCGGAGTTCGAGACCGCGATGGACAAGCTGAAGGCCGCGGGGCAGATCCCGATCTCCAGCTCGGCGAACACCAGTCAGGGCTTCAACCAGATGTGGATCTGGTATTCGCTGGTCTCGGCGCTGTCGACGCGTCAGCAGATCGACGACTTCATGTTCGTCAAGGCGCCCGTCGACTTCCACAGCGATCCGTGGAAGGAAGGGGCAGAGAGATTCCAGCAGTGGATCGACAAGGGGTACGTCGGGGACAAGCTCGGCGGGCTGTCCTTCGAGCAGGCAACCGTCAACTTCCTCAGCGGCAAGACCGCGATGCTGATCTGGAACAACGGTGAGTTCGCCCGTATCCGCAAGGACGCCAAGTTCGACTGGGGATATTTCACGCTCCCCGGCGCGCAGCTCTCGATGGGTTCGTCCGGGCATCTGTGGGGAGTACCGGCCAAAGCCAAGAACAAGGACCTCGCCTACGACTGGATCAACACCACGCTCAGCCCCGAGGTGCAGAACCTGATCGGCCAGCAGGGCGGTCTCCCGCTGGCCGGCGACACCGCGACGATCAGTGATCCGGTCACCCGGCAGTTCACCGAGCGGTTCGACCAACTGGTGAAGGCCGACACGCTGTCGTTCTACCCGGACTACCCGGTGCCGGGCTTCCTCGACTTCATCCAGACCCACATGCAGGCGATGTCGAACCGCAACGAGACGGCCGCGCAGTACCTGGATGCGCTGCAGAAGTTCTACGACGACGGCACCAAACGATGA
- a CDS encoding carbohydrate ABC transporter permease, producing MRRSYWWYLLPIGIGFTAVVAVPFAANVVLSFFRWKGGIAPLHWNGFGNYSDLLHDANFWLSFRNSVFMIVAIVVIPTGAGILLAATLVDYLGKRFGARAASFLRATYYLPQILPIAVAGFIWSWILDPGSGSVNTFLRSVGVSDPPDWLGSPSLALYSVMLMLVWLQLGYPLVIFMAALSRVDPELYEAAAIDGAGWWRQFGAITLPTVRPEIFIVVLTATVAALKVFAPILILTGGGPEGSTLVPSYYAYRNFFELSQVGYGSTIATVMAVVIFGVAAVLLGWQRRVERRA from the coding sequence ATGAGACGCAGCTACTGGTGGTACCTGTTACCCATCGGCATCGGCTTCACCGCGGTCGTCGCCGTACCGTTCGCGGCGAATGTCGTGCTGAGCTTCTTCCGCTGGAAGGGCGGTATCGCGCCGCTGCACTGGAACGGGTTCGGGAACTACAGCGATCTGTTGCACGATGCAAACTTCTGGCTCTCGTTCCGGAACTCGGTCTTCATGATCGTCGCGATCGTGGTGATTCCCACCGGTGCGGGGATCCTGCTCGCGGCGACCTTGGTCGATTACCTCGGTAAACGGTTCGGTGCCCGGGCGGCGAGTTTCCTGCGCGCGACGTACTACCTGCCGCAGATCCTGCCGATCGCGGTGGCCGGCTTCATCTGGAGCTGGATCCTGGATCCGGGCAGCGGGTCGGTCAACACCTTCCTGCGCTCGGTCGGAGTGAGCGATCCACCCGACTGGCTGGGTAGCCCCAGCCTCGCGCTGTACTCGGTCATGCTGATGCTCGTCTGGTTGCAGCTCGGCTACCCGCTGGTCATCTTCATGGCGGCGTTGTCGCGGGTCGATCCTGAGCTGTACGAGGCGGCCGCGATCGACGGCGCCGGCTGGTGGCGGCAGTTCGGTGCGATCACACTGCCGACGGTCCGACCGGAGATCTTCATCGTGGTGCTGACCGCGACGGTTGCCGCACTCAAGGTGTTCGCGCCGATCCTGATCCTCACCGGCGGCGGTCCGGAGGGGTCGACGCTGGTGCCGTCGTACTACGCCTACCGGAACTTCTTCGAGTTGTCGCAGGTCGGCTACGGGTCGACGATCGCCACCGTGATGGCAGTCGTCATCTTCGGCGTGGCCGCCGTACTGCTCGGTTGGCAACGACGCGTGGAACGGAGGGCCTGA
- a CDS encoding carbohydrate ABC transporter permease: MTVSLAAERTTAVVEHRPRRRSPFTWIVLALAGLLALLMSSPFLLMVLNAFKTGADYSSHGPIALPRSFSLDAFSNYLSLVDFPVALWNSVLISTVVAFGGVALSLLSAYPIGVGRVRGSGLILAGLLLSTMLPHEALIYPLFYGAQATHTFNTVWSVIIVFVVLQGAFGTYLLASVMGTVPKEILEAAAIDGAGRWQILWRIVLPILRPTLSVLVVFFFIWTWNEFYIPVVLLADQSSQTVPIALSTLRGQHSIDITVLNAGSLLSLLPTLVFFLIFQRTLNRGVTAGAVK, translated from the coding sequence ATGACGGTTTCACTGGCCGCGGAGCGTACGACGGCCGTGGTCGAGCACCGGCCGCGACGCCGGTCGCCATTCACCTGGATCGTGCTTGCGCTCGCCGGGTTGCTCGCGCTGCTGATGTCGTCACCGTTCCTGCTGATGGTCCTGAACGCCTTCAAGACCGGCGCGGACTACTCGAGCCACGGCCCGATCGCACTGCCGCGCAGCTTCAGCCTCGATGCCTTCAGCAACTACCTGTCGCTGGTCGACTTCCCGGTCGCGTTGTGGAACTCGGTGCTGATCTCGACGGTTGTCGCATTCGGTGGGGTCGCGCTCAGCCTGCTCAGCGCGTACCCGATCGGTGTCGGCCGGGTCCGGGGGAGCGGGCTGATCCTGGCAGGCCTGTTGCTGTCGACGATGCTGCCGCACGAGGCGCTGATCTATCCCTTGTTCTACGGCGCCCAGGCCACTCACACCTTCAACACGGTGTGGTCGGTCATCATCGTGTTCGTCGTACTGCAAGGGGCCTTCGGCACCTATCTGCTCGCCAGCGTGATGGGTACGGTGCCGAAGGAGATCCTCGAGGCCGCCGCGATCGACGGCGCGGGGCGGTGGCAGATCCTTTGGCGGATCGTGCTGCCGATCCTGCGGCCGACGCTGTCGGTGCTCGTCGTGTTCTTCTTCATCTGGACCTGGAACGAGTTCTACATCCCCGTCGTACTGCTCGCTGACCAGTCGTCGCAGACCGTGCCGATCGCGCTGTCGACGCTGCGTGGGCAGCATTCGATCGACATCACCGTGCTCAACGCCGGGTCCCTGCTGTCGCTTCTCCCAACGCTCGTCTTCTTCCTGATCTTCCAGCGCACACTCAATCGCGGCGTGACCGCGGGTGCCGTCAAATAG
- a CDS encoding glycoside hydrolase family 172 protein: MFSTFSVPVLPDGVVSRSINAENRTGAPGVGARAASALGPSRKGSAYLPLPAGETLTLADIEGPGVIRHIWLTVADRTDRGPFVLRDLILRAYWDGSDRPSVEVPVGDFFCNGFGTRALVTSAPIVVAPTGGMNSYFPMPFRAGARLTLESQHAGDLPAVFFQVDYTLGDDVAAGTPYFHAQWRHSDGTAPLGTDHVILDGVSGRGTYVGTYVALTSLHRYWWGEGEVKFFIDDDDEFPTLCSTGLEDYAGGAWAFQDELRAAPEPEILTFSAPYCGYPFHSTRDRTKASPFSTEALPMHGLYRWHLPDPIHFTERLKVTVQQIGAWDHGLFERQDDIATTAYWYQIPPHAPFPPLPAPINRHPR, encoded by the coding sequence TTGTTCTCCACTTTCAGCGTCCCCGTCCTGCCCGACGGTGTAGTAAGTCGGTCGATCAATGCCGAGAACCGGACCGGAGCACCCGGCGTCGGCGCACGTGCCGCTTCGGCACTCGGTCCGTCCCGGAAGGGTTCGGCGTACCTCCCGCTGCCGGCTGGGGAGACGCTCACGCTCGCCGACATCGAGGGGCCGGGGGTCATCCGGCACATCTGGCTGACTGTTGCCGACCGCACGGACCGAGGGCCGTTCGTACTGCGTGACCTGATCCTACGGGCGTACTGGGACGGCTCGGACCGGCCCTCGGTCGAAGTTCCGGTCGGGGACTTCTTCTGCAACGGGTTCGGCACGCGCGCTCTGGTCACCTCCGCGCCGATCGTGGTCGCACCGACTGGCGGGATGAACTCCTACTTTCCGATGCCTTTCCGTGCCGGAGCCCGGTTGACGCTCGAGAGCCAGCACGCCGGCGACTTACCAGCTGTCTTCTTCCAGGTCGACTACACGCTCGGCGACGACGTGGCAGCGGGTACGCCGTACTTCCACGCGCAGTGGCGGCACTCGGATGGTACGGCGCCTTTGGGTACCGACCACGTCATCCTGGACGGGGTGTCCGGTCGCGGTACCTACGTCGGCACGTATGTGGCGTTGACCTCGCTGCACCGGTACTGGTGGGGTGAGGGAGAGGTGAAGTTCTTCATCGACGACGATGACGAGTTCCCGACGTTGTGCAGTACCGGACTCGAGGACTACGCCGGTGGCGCGTGGGCCTTCCAGGACGAACTCCGCGCCGCACCGGAACCCGAGATCCTGACCTTCAGCGCGCCGTACTGCGGCTACCCGTTCCACTCGACCCGCGACCGCACCAAGGCATCCCCCTTCTCGACAGAAGCCCTCCCGATGCACGGCCTCTACCGCTGGCACCTCCCCGACCCGATCCACTTCACCGAACGCCTCAAGGTCACGGTCCAGCAGATCGGCGCCTGGGATCACGGCCTCTTCGAACGCCAGGACGACATCGCCACCACCGCCTACTGGTACCAGATCCCGCCCCACGCGCCGTTCCCACCACTACCGGCGCCGATCAACCGCCATCCCCGGTGA
- a CDS encoding SRPBCC domain-containing protein, which translates to MRQYTVVQEYGYPRDEVWTVLTAPAYVAQWTTTGQGGSMYYTWRGDEDSDDVTDVNYLLEETATGTCVTWTHSGFTGIGGLAMSKLLARVRRTMMTDGLPPVLAAYHASRIA; encoded by the coding sequence ATGCGCCAGTACACGGTTGTCCAGGAATACGGCTACCCGAGAGACGAGGTCTGGACCGTGCTGACTGCTCCGGCGTACGTCGCACAGTGGACGACGACGGGCCAGGGCGGCTCGATGTATTACACCTGGCGCGGGGACGAAGACAGCGATGACGTCACCGATGTGAACTACCTGCTCGAGGAGACCGCTACCGGCACATGTGTCACCTGGACCCACTCCGGCTTCACCGGCATCGGCGGATTGGCGATGTCGAAACTGCTGGCAAGGGTGCGCCGCACGATGATGACCGACGGACTCCCGCCGGTGCTGGCCGCGTACCACGCAAGCCGCATCGCCTGA
- a CDS encoding aldo/keto reductase, producing the protein MSENTITLNNGVEMPALGFGVFQTPPDVTSDAVEEALRVGYRLVDTAAAYLNERGVGDGIARSGIARDDVFIETKVWISDYGYDATLHAFDKATGKLGVEQLDLLILHQALPSAFDRTLDAYRALEKLLADGKVRAIGVSNFMPEHLERLLAATSVVPAVNQIEVHPYFQQTELQRVDAEHGILTQAWSPIGGITSYRDSEKSTFEDPTLLAIAAEYGKSAAQVMLRWHLQRGRSAIPKSTKPERIAENFDVFDFELTPEQLASIDALDTGVRGGPEPEAITLEAFDRSIPEA; encoded by the coding sequence ATGAGCGAGAACACCATCACGTTGAACAACGGTGTGGAGATGCCGGCCCTTGGTTTCGGCGTGTTCCAGACACCGCCTGACGTCACCAGCGATGCGGTCGAGGAGGCGCTGCGTGTCGGGTATCGCCTCGTCGACACAGCCGCGGCGTACCTGAACGAGCGTGGGGTCGGGGACGGCATCGCGCGCTCGGGGATCGCCCGCGACGATGTGTTCATCGAGACCAAGGTCTGGATCAGCGACTACGGGTACGACGCGACCCTGCACGCGTTCGACAAAGCCACCGGCAAACTCGGCGTCGAACAGCTCGACCTGCTGATCCTGCACCAGGCTCTGCCATCGGCCTTCGACCGCACACTGGACGCCTACCGGGCGCTGGAGAAACTGCTTGCCGACGGCAAGGTGCGTGCGATCGGCGTCAGCAACTTCATGCCCGAACATCTCGAGCGCCTGCTGGCGGCGACTTCCGTCGTACCGGCGGTGAATCAGATCGAGGTCCACCCCTACTTCCAGCAGACCGAGCTACAGCGGGTAGACGCCGAACACGGCATCCTGACCCAGGCCTGGTCACCGATCGGCGGCATCACGTCGTACCGCGACTCCGAGAAGAGCACGTTCGAGGACCCCACACTCCTCGCGATCGCCGCTGAGTACGGCAAGTCAGCCGCTCAGGTGATGCTGCGCTGGCATCTGCAGCGTGGACGTTCGGCGATCCCGAAGTCGACCAAGCCGGAGCGGATCGCCGAGAACTTCGACGTCTTCGACTTCGAACTCACCCCGGAGCAGCTGGCCTCGATCGACGCACTCGACACCGGAGTCCGCGGCGGCCCCGAGCCCGAAGCCATCACCCTCGAAGCCTTCGACCGCTCCATCCCCGAAGCCTGA
- a CDS encoding metalloregulator ArsR/SmtB family transcription factor, whose translation MTAQQDALDQVFKALADATRRSLLDRLRRQNGQTLTELCASLEMARQSVTQHLDLLVRAELVVVVRRGRERLHYLNPAPIHEIGERWIAAYDVPRLAALSDIRKRAEENPVTDTARSIPTYVYVTYIRASAEDVWKALTDADVTAQYWHHANVSDWQPGSAWEHRRVDGSDIVDVVGTVVEAEAPNRLAVTFEASPDEERVNGPSVVTFLIEPSGDVVRLTVTHENLPDLEMFDRMSNGWPAVLASLKSLLETSAGLPAANWDRPTGVIA comes from the coding sequence ATGACCGCGCAGCAGGACGCCCTGGATCAGGTGTTCAAAGCCCTGGCCGACGCGACGCGGCGCAGCCTTCTCGACCGTCTCCGCCGGCAGAACGGGCAGACGCTCACCGAGCTCTGCGCCAGCCTCGAGATGGCGCGCCAGTCGGTGACCCAGCACCTCGACTTGCTGGTGCGAGCTGAGCTGGTCGTCGTCGTACGGCGGGGCAGAGAGCGACTGCACTACCTGAATCCCGCACCGATCCACGAGATCGGGGAGCGCTGGATCGCGGCGTATGACGTGCCACGACTGGCGGCCCTGAGTGATATCCGAAAACGAGCAGAGGAAAACCCGGTGACAGACACCGCAAGATCCATACCGACGTACGTGTACGTCACATACATCCGTGCGAGCGCCGAGGACGTCTGGAAGGCCCTGACCGATGCCGACGTGACCGCGCAGTACTGGCACCACGCCAACGTGTCCGACTGGCAGCCCGGCTCGGCATGGGAGCACCGACGGGTGGACGGGTCCGACATTGTTGACGTCGTCGGCACCGTGGTCGAGGCGGAGGCGCCCAACCGCCTTGCCGTCACCTTCGAGGCCTCTCCGGACGAGGAGCGGGTCAACGGGCCGTCGGTCGTCACGTTTCTCATCGAGCCGAGCGGTGACGTCGTCCGACTGACCGTGACCCACGAGAACCTTCCAGACCTGGAGATGTTCGACCGCATGTCGAACGGGTGGCCGGCGGTGCTCGCCAGCCTCAAGTCGCTGCTGGAAACCAGTGCCGGCCTACCCGCGGCCAACTGGGACAGGCCGACAGGCGTGATCGCATGA
- a CDS encoding SDR family NAD(P)-dependent oxidoreductase, which translates to MSRPLLENKNAVIYGGGGAIGGATARVFAREGARLFLAGRTQAKLDAVARDIAALGGEVETAQVDVFDQHAVEEHAAAVAAKAGSIDVALNAVSIMHDQGTLLADLSLEEFMVPIDGFLRTLFITSKAVAKHMGHERPGVILTLSEPGSKLAAGGILGHGVSAAGKETFSRLLAAELAPSNVRVVCIRPHAVVDAPASGSYTKELFEPMAAAGDQSVQEFLEGGLAQGALLKRLPTLAEVAETAAFLASDRGGAMTGTVANLTGGALVD; encoded by the coding sequence ATGAGCCGCCCACTGCTGGAGAACAAGAACGCCGTGATCTACGGCGGCGGGGGAGCCATCGGTGGCGCCACCGCCAGGGTGTTCGCGCGCGAGGGCGCGAGGCTGTTCTTGGCCGGCCGGACGCAGGCCAAGCTCGATGCGGTCGCCCGCGACATCGCCGCTCTCGGCGGAGAGGTCGAAACCGCGCAGGTCGATGTGTTCGATCAGCACGCGGTCGAGGAGCACGCCGCGGCGGTCGCCGCGAAGGCCGGCAGCATCGACGTCGCCCTGAACGCCGTCAGCATCATGCACGACCAGGGGACCTTGCTGGCGGATCTGTCGCTGGAGGAGTTCATGGTGCCGATCGACGGATTTCTCCGGACGTTGTTCATCACCAGCAAGGCGGTGGCCAAGCACATGGGGCATGAGCGTCCGGGCGTCATCCTGACCCTGTCCGAACCGGGATCCAAGCTGGCGGCCGGCGGCATCCTGGGTCACGGTGTGAGCGCGGCCGGCAAGGAGACGTTCTCACGGCTTCTGGCCGCGGAGTTGGCGCCGAGCAACGTCCGGGTCGTCTGCATCCGTCCGCACGCTGTCGTCGATGCGCCGGCATCGGGTTCCTACACGAAGGAGCTCTTCGAACCGATGGCTGCTGCCGGTGATCAGTCGGTGCAGGAATTCCTCGAAGGCGGGCTGGCGCAGGGAGCGCTGCTCAAGCGCCTGCCCACGCTGGCTGAGGTCGCCGAAACGGCGGCATTCCTCGCTTCGGATCGTGGCGGAGCCATGACCGGAACAGTCGCGAACCTGACCGGCGGCGCTCTCGTGGACTAG
- a CDS encoding dihydrofolate reductase family protein, protein MTEHTSRRLLQSVLVSLNGIVSEPLAWAGPYFGAGSAAHSLAVLEGSDALLMGRKTYEIFARQWPAATGPYADTLNRMPKYVFSSTLIDAEWHNTTVIAGPVAERVRALKDAGGKDLVVYGHGRFGQTLVDAGLVDELTLTVVPVFVPDGIPFFRDGGAGHRWNLAQAGPGNDPGLANLTYRPANAPEV, encoded by the coding sequence ATGACCGAACACACCAGTCGCCGGCTTCTGCAGTCGGTTCTCGTCTCCCTCAACGGGATCGTCAGCGAGCCCCTGGCTTGGGCCGGGCCGTACTTCGGAGCAGGCAGCGCGGCCCACTCGTTGGCAGTCCTCGAAGGAAGCGACGCGCTCCTGATGGGGCGGAAGACTTATGAGATCTTCGCGCGACAGTGGCCTGCCGCGACCGGGCCGTACGCGGACACCCTCAACCGGATGCCGAAGTACGTCTTCTCGTCGACGCTGATCGATGCCGAATGGCACAACACGACCGTCATCGCAGGCCCCGTTGCCGAGCGGGTCCGGGCTCTGAAGGATGCGGGCGGCAAGGATCTCGTTGTCTACGGCCACGGCCGGTTCGGGCAGACGCTCGTGGATGCGGGACTGGTGGATGAGTTGACGCTCACCGTGGTGCCCGTCTTCGTGCCGGACGGCATCCCGTTCTTTCGCGACGGCGGAGCGGGGCATCGTTGGAACCTCGCGCAGGCGGGGCCGGGAAACGACCCTGGCCTCGCCAACCTCACCTACCGACCGGCGAACGCGCCGGAGGTGTAG